A region from the Rhizoctonia solani chromosome 13, complete sequence genome encodes:
- a CDS encoding Asp domain protein produces the protein MSSNPSLPPSYSTDELPDYRTSLSLERSPAYTELSLTSTRTSSTSVSSDGGPKLIPSGRLSYASKRLTLDLGPRIWAPLLPVYGRNGLIEGHVEIKNFKHVNRVELTLSGVVLSYMVSNGNPTLRSKKVVLCESSTIWSAKSDACPSDGRSNETFPFIFALPDHVQGSEAHVSTPLPPSTSVQTNESSAHVFYFLRLDMYRNGIHFHDSVQTEILYLPRTVSHYERPYIPLPGSEKPRRICDGEWRTAEIPRKSISGSPKNLPGLGNVDVHLSLPHKLHYPSGCAIPFAVTLSGQGLSCANIPELTAGLKLKLIKTSTTLVKGIISKQETVVSIGKICRIDEDERHWRSSKPGDNSRQVVIRGCLETGTKGKDQSWGVRGHAGVSYQVRVTLAPSAEGSHRDGDAVWERSETVVITSHEFEGRAAMGTPALSLPASSRNPMSITLLNGNI, from the exons ATGTCGTCGAACCCATCCTTACCGCCTTCCTACTCCACCGACGAGCTACCCGACTACCGCACGTCACTATCGCTAGAGCGCTCTCCAGCATATACGGAACTCAGTCTTACGTCTACTCGTACCAGTTCAACATCTGTTTCGTCTGATGGCGGACCAAAGCTGATTCCCTCTGGGCGTCTTTCTTACGCTTCAAAACGTTTGACCCTTGACCTTGGTCCTCGTATCTGGGCACCTTTACTTCCTGTATACGGACGCAACGGTCTTATTGAGGGCCACGTTGAGATTAAGAACTTCAAGCATGTAAACCGGGTTGAATTGACT CTTTCTGGTGTTGTACTATCCTACATGGTATCCAACGGCAACCCAACTCTACGATCGAAAAAGGTTGTTCTTTGCGAGAGCTCTACCATCTGGTCAGCCAAATCCGATGCCTGCCCATCGGATGGCCGATCCAATGAAACTTTCCCCTTCATATTTGCACTGCCCGACCACGTCCAAGGGAGTGAAGCTCATGTTTCTACACCTTTGCCTCCTTCCACGTCGGTACAAACAAATGAATCGAGTGCTCATGTGTTCTATTTCCTTCGGCTTGATATGTACCGCAACGGCATTCACTTCCATGACAG TGTTCAAACCGAGATATTGTACCTCCCTCGCACAGTCTCTCACTATGAGCGGCCATACATCCCTCTTCCGGGCAGCGAGAAACCGCGACGTATATGCGACGGCGAATGGCGCACTGCTGAGATTCCACGCAAATCTATTTCTGGTTCACCCAAGAACCTACCCGGTCTGGGAAATGTTGACGTTCATCTATCTCTGCCGCATAAGCTCCACTATCCTTCCGGATGCGCGATTCCGTTTGCGGTCACGCTCAGCGGCCAAGGTCTCTCTTGCGCCAATATCCCAGAACTAACTGCGGGGCTTAAACTCAAACTAATCAAGACTTCAACTACCCTTGTTAAAGGTATCATCTCCAAACAAGAAACCGTAGTTTCGATTGGCAAAATTTGTCGGATTGATGAAGACGAGCGCCATTGGCGCAGCTCCAAGCCGGGCGATAATTCCCGTCAAGTCGTCATCCGTGGTTGTCTGGAGACtggtaccaagggaaaaGACCAGAGCTGGGGTGTACGCGGACATGCCGGAGTTTCA TACCAAGTTCGTGTGACTCTAGCGCCCAGTGCCGAAGGAAGCCATCGGGATGGTGACGCGGTTTGGGAACGAAGTGAGACTGTGGTGATTACTTCTCATGAATTCGAAGGTCGAGCCGCGATGGGTACTCCAGCATTATCATTGCCTGCCTCGTCCCGGAACCCCATGAGTATTACTCTCCTCAACGGAAATATTTAG
- a CDS encoding aspartyl protease translates to MFAKFDICHLFAQANMLRQASPPRRIRFLSKVPSHKGPSNISTTSTLHYVLLSPSPNMKSGATLSLLTAVSTVSGLHFPVSRVKPRTLSSGLERRGFTVLAASSDPTLTNTENNIYTTTMQIKGKDVVMQVDTGSSDTWLYPTSSTRDLYTDAVPYSDLPLTLSYGRGQVAGHIAQMTVGFAGYTVQNQGILLVEQQREMSLIEANLTNGLLGLGFDTLSAISNTVVQKTQQTWGRTLLSNIFISDPTTPNHIAFRLDRHDDGNTTDVGAFDIGTFAPGFESVNSTAEIPIFSSNAQANMYWNVLVDSVTLNGKAQTLSSTVNGGTQTPPAGKVSAVLDTGYSLPQLSPDLAHAIYSAMGGVLIDDSNNTAYAVPCMAEAQLVFSIGGHTIPIHPLDLTQVHTVTSTRGTNYTVCINAFEPFSSNAGGGEVDFILGDAFLRNVYSVYDYGDFVQGLSGYAQGDPYIKLLPLTDPTAASAEFKTARAATLSAAGMPPQLDPKTINGNPQAIPGTGGGSGGGSGGNGGGGGDNGAMGSSIGGWLALGAAVAVGSFTF, encoded by the exons ATGTTTGCTAAATTTGACATATGTCATCTCTTTGCCCAAGCCAATATGTTACGTCAG GCATCGCCACCCCGGAGGATCCGGTTCCTGAGCAAGGTCCCCAGCCACAAAGGACCCTCAAACATCTCTACTACCAGCACTCTCCACTACGTTCTTTTGAGTCCCTCTCCCAACATGAAGTCGGGAGCCACACTTTCCCTCTTGACTGCCGTCTCGACTGTGTCGGGGCTGCATTTTCCTGTCTCTCGAGTTAAACCAAGGACGCTCTCGTCTGGACTTGAGCGTCGCGGATTCACTGTCTTGGCCGCAAGCAGCGATCCCACACTTACCAATACGGAGAATAATATCTATACCACAACTATGCAGatcaaaggaaaag ATGTTGTCATGCAAGTAGATACCGGGAGTTCTGATACTTGGCTATACCCCACGTCCTCGACTCGAGACTTGTATACTGATGCGGTCCCGTAT AGTGATCTACCCCTCACATTGTCGTATGGCAGAGGGCAGGTCGCAGGTCATATTGCTCAGATGACCGTTGGATTCGCTGGCTATACCGTTCAGAACCAGGGCATTCTTTTGGTCGAGCAGCAGCGGGAGATGAGCCTTATTGAAGCGAACTTGACTAATGGTCTTCTCGGCCTTGGGTTTGATACACTTTCGGCTATCTCCAATACGGTCGTGCAAAAGACCCAACAAACTTGGGGACGAACCCTACTTTCAAACATCTTCATCTCTGACCCTACAACGCCTAATCATATTGCATTTCGTCTTGACCGTCACGATGACGGAAACACCACCGATGTCGGAGCATTTGATATAGGAACATTTGCACCTGGATTTGAATCTGTCAACAGCACGGCTGAAATCCCGATATTCTCCAGCAATGCCCAAGCAAACATGTACTGGAATGTCTTGGTCGATAGTGTCACTTTGAACGGCAAGGCTCAAACACTCAGTAGTACGGTCAATGGAGGAACACAGACTCCGCCGGCTGGCAAGGTTTCAGCAGTACTGGATACCGGTTACTCGTTGCCTCAGTTATCACCCGATCTTGCGCATGCTATTTACTCTGCTATGGGTGGTGTTTTGATAGACGATAGTAACAATACCGCTTATGCGGTACCTTGCATGGCTGAGGCTCAGCTTGTATTCAGCATTGG TGGTCATACCATTCCTATCCATCCTCTCGACCTCACACAAGTTCATACCGTCACAAGCACAAGGGGTACAAACTATACTGTCTGTATCAATGCATTCGAGCCTTTCTCAAGCAACGCTGGTGGCGGCGAAGTTGATTTTATTCTTGGGGATGCATTC CTCCGGAATGTATACTCTGTATACGATTATGGTGATTTCGTTCAAGGACTGTCTGGTTATGCTCAAGGCGACCCATATATCAAGCTCTTGCCTTTGACAGATCCCACTGCCGCGAGCGCCGAGTTCAAAACCGCCCGTGCTGCTACTTTGAGTGCTGCTGGCATGCCTCCTCAACTTGATCCGAAAACAATCAATGGCAACCCTCAAGCGATTCCAGGGACTGGCGGAGGAAGTGGCGGAGGTAGTGGGGGTAACGGAGGCGGTGGAGGCGACAATGGCGCTATGGGATCCAGTATTGGAGGCTGGCTGGCCCTTGGCGCAGCAGTTGCTGTCGGAAGCTTTACATTTTAA